In Brassica rapa cultivar Chiifu-401-42 chromosome A06, CAAS_Brap_v3.01, whole genome shotgun sequence, a single window of DNA contains:
- the LOC108868829 gene encoding uncharacterized protein At4g04775-like isoform X1, translating into MGQDYSYSQPSSSSNSIDMSSLLEAEAKMYADEAESPFCNAEPDQFAPQPEADDGIPTACYCGAQPVVKCSYTPKDPYRRYFSCPNVDDGGCHIWKWWDVALTEELSEVHRHVRQLKDQAFECDQKLLKLQKTVCEVKKKSEHTNVVALGVCVLLSAIVFIGLAAVYLSGKYLSCAICLFVHDIF; encoded by the coding sequence ATGGGACAAGATTACAGCTATTCTCAgccttcttcatcatcaaactCGATAGACATGAGCTCCCTTCTTGAAGCTGAAGCTAAGATGTACGCGGATGAAGCTGAGAGTCCCTTCTGCAACGCAGAGCCGGATCAGTTCGCACCTCAACCAGAGGCTGATGATGGCATCCCTACGGCTTGCTACTGCGGTGCGCAGCCTGTTGTGAAATGCTCTTACACACCTAAGGATCCATACCGAAGATACTTCTCGTGCCCCAATGTCGATGATGGGGGCTGCCACATATGGAAATGGTGGGATGTGGCTTTAACGGAGGAGCTCAGTGAGGTTCATAGACATGTCAGACAGCTGAAGGATCAAGCTTTTGAGTGTGACCAGAAGCTGCTTAAGCTACAGAAGACGGTGTGTGAGGTGAAGAAGAAATCTGAGCATACAAATGTGGTTGCATTGGGAGTTTGTGTACTGCTGTCGGCAATAGTATTCATAGGTTTGGCTGCTGTGTACCTGAGTGGTAAGTATCTCTCTTGTGCTATTTGCTTGTTTGTTCAtgacattttttaa
- the LOC108868829 gene encoding uncharacterized protein At4g04775-like isoform X2: MGQDYSYSQPSSSSNSIDMSSLLEAEAKMYADEAESPFCNAEPDQFAPQPEADDGIPTACYCGAQPVVKCSYTPKDPYRRYFSCPNVDDGGCHIWKWWDVALTEELSEVHRHVRQLKDQAFECDQKLLKLQKTVCEVKKKSEHTNVVALGVCVLLSAIVFIGLAAVYLSGRASKK, translated from the exons ATGGGACAAGATTACAGCTATTCTCAgccttcttcatcatcaaactCGATAGACATGAGCTCCCTTCTTGAAGCTGAAGCTAAGATGTACGCGGATGAAGCTGAGAGTCCCTTCTGCAACGCAGAGCCGGATCAGTTCGCACCTCAACCAGAGGCTGATGATGGCATCCCTACGGCTTGCTACTGCGGTGCGCAGCCTGTTGTGAAATGCTCTTACACACCTAAGGATCCATACCGAAGATACTTCTCGTGCCCCAATGTCGATGATGGGGGCTGCCACATATGGAAATGGTGGGATGTGGCTTTAACGGAGGAGCTCAGTGAGGTTCATAGACATGTCAGACAGCTGAAGGATCAAGCTTTTGAGTGTGACCAGAAGCTGCTTAAGCTACAGAAGACGGTGTGTGAGGTGAAGAAGAAATCTGAGCATACAAATGTGGTTGCATTGGGAGTTTGTGTACTGCTGTCGGCAATAGTATTCATAGGTTTGGCTGCTGTGTACCTGAGTG GAAGAGCGTCCAAGAAGTAA